In Salmonella enterica subsp. enterica serovar Typhimurium str. LT2, a single window of DNA contains:
- the cca gene encoding tRNA nucleotidyl transferase (similar to E. coli tRNA nucleotidyl transferase (AAC76092.1); Blastp hit to AAC76092.1 (412 aa), 90% identity in aa 1 - 411) has translation MKIYLVGGAVRDALLGLPVKDKDWVVVGATPQEMLDAGYQQVGRDFPVFLHPQTHEEYALARTERKSGSGYTGFTCYAAPDVTLEADLQRRDLTINALARDDAGQIIDPYHGRRDLEARLLRHVSPAFGEDPLRVLRVARFAARYAHLSFRIADETLALMREMTAAGELEHLTPERVWKETENALTTRNPQVYFQVLRDCGALRVLFPEIDALFGVPAPAKWHPEIDTGVHTLMTLSMAAMLSPQLDVRFATLCHDLGKGLTPKNLWPRHHGHGPAGVKLVEQLCQRLRVPNDLRDLAKLVAEYHDLIHTFPILQPKTIVKLFDAIDAWRKPQRVEQIALTSEADVRGRTGFEASDYPQGRWLREAWQVAQAVPTKEVVEAGFKGIEIREELTKRRIAAVANWKEKRCPNPAS, from the coding sequence GTGAAGATTTATCTGGTCGGTGGTGCGGTTCGGGATGCGTTGTTAGGGCTACCGGTTAAAGATAAAGATTGGGTCGTTGTCGGCGCCACGCCGCAGGAGATGCTTGATGCGGGCTACCAGCAGGTAGGCCGTGATTTTCCTGTGTTTCTCCATCCGCAAACTCACGAAGAATACGCGCTGGCGCGTACTGAGCGTAAATCCGGTTCCGGCTACACGGGCTTCACCTGTTATGCCGCGCCGGACGTTACCCTGGAAGCCGATCTCCAGCGTCGCGATCTGACCATTAATGCTCTGGCGCGCGACGATGCCGGCCAGATTATCGACCCTTACCACGGGCGCCGGGATCTGGAGGCACGTCTACTGCGCCATGTCTCTCCCGCGTTTGGCGAAGATCCCTTGCGCGTATTGCGCGTGGCGCGTTTTGCTGCCCGTTACGCTCATCTTAGTTTCCGTATCGCCGATGAAACACTGGCGCTAATGCGCGAAATGACCGCGGCAGGCGAGCTGGAACATCTGACGCCGGAACGGGTATGGAAAGAGACGGAAAATGCGCTTACCACCCGCAATCCGCAGGTTTACTTCCAGGTATTGCGCGACTGCGGCGCCCTGCGCGTCCTGTTTCCGGAAATCGACGCCCTGTTTGGCGTACCCGCGCCGGCAAAGTGGCATCCGGAAATTGATACCGGAGTTCATACGTTGATGACGCTGTCGATGGCCGCCATGCTCAGTCCGCAGCTTGATGTCCGTTTCGCCACGCTTTGTCATGATCTGGGCAAAGGCTTAACGCCGAAAAACCTCTGGCCGCGCCATCATGGCCACGGCCCGGCGGGCGTGAAACTGGTCGAACAGTTATGCCAGCGTTTGCGCGTCCCCAATGACCTGCGTGATTTAGCTAAACTGGTCGCCGAATACCATGATCTGATCCACACCTTTCCGATACTCCAGCCGAAAACGATCGTTAAGCTGTTTGACGCCATTGATGCATGGCGTAAACCGCAGCGCGTCGAGCAGATTGCGCTGACCAGCGAAGCCGATGTCCGTGGACGTACCGGATTTGAAGCGTCGGATTACCCGCAGGGGCGCTGGCTGCGCGAAGCCTGGCAGGTGGCCCAAGCGGTACCGACGAAAGAGGTGGTGGAGGCCGGATTTAAGGGCATTGAGATTCGCGAGGAGCTGACGAAGCGACGAATTGCAGCGGTCGCCAACTGGAAAGAGAAGCGCTGCCCGAACCCCGCCAGCTAA
- the dnaG gene encoding DNA primase (DNA biosynthesis; DNA primase. (SW:PRIM_SALTY)), translating into MAGRIPRVFINDLLARTDIVDLIDVRVKLKKQGKNYHACCPFHNEKTPSFTVNGEKQFYHCFGCGAHGNAIDFLMNYDKLEFVETVEELAAMHNLEIPYEAGTGLSQIERHQRQNLYQLMNGLNDFYQQSLTHPAAKPARDYLQKRGLSAEIIQRFAIGFAPPGWDNALKRFGNNSDNKALLLDAGMLVNNEQGSTYDRFRNRVMFPIRDKRGRVIGFGGRVLGNDTPKYLNSPETDIFHKGRQLYGLYEAQQYSAEPQRLLVVEGYMDVVALAQYDINYAVASLGTSTTADHMHMLFRATNNVICCYDGDRAGRDAAWRALETAMPYMTDGRQVRFMFLPDGEDPDTLVRKEGKAAFEARMEQAQPLSTFLFNSLLPQVDLSSPDGSTQLAALALPLINQVPGDAHRIQLRQTLGLKLGIFDDSQLDRLVPKQAESGVSRPAPQLKRTTMRILIGLLVQNPDLAPLVPPLDALDQNKLPGLGLFKELVKTCLAQPGLTTGQLLELYRGTNDAATLEKLSMWDDIADKAIAEKTFTDSLNHMFDSLLQLRQEELIARDRTHGLSSEERRELWTLNQELARK; encoded by the coding sequence ATGGCTGGACGAATCCCACGCGTATTCATTAATGACCTGCTGGCGAGAACCGATATCGTCGATCTGATCGACGTGCGCGTAAAACTCAAGAAACAGGGCAAGAACTATCACGCGTGTTGTCCATTCCATAATGAGAAAACCCCTTCTTTCACCGTAAACGGTGAAAAACAGTTTTATCACTGCTTTGGATGCGGCGCGCATGGCAATGCGATCGACTTTTTGATGAATTACGACAAGCTCGAATTTGTCGAAACCGTCGAAGAATTAGCGGCCATGCATAACCTGGAAATTCCCTATGAAGCAGGCACCGGGCTTAGCCAGATAGAGCGCCATCAACGGCAAAACCTCTATCAGTTGATGAATGGTCTGAATGACTTTTATCAGCAGTCGCTTACCCATCCTGCGGCAAAACCTGCGCGTGACTATCTGCAAAAGCGCGGTCTGAGCGCTGAAATTATTCAGCGTTTCGCCATTGGCTTCGCGCCGCCAGGGTGGGATAACGCGTTAAAGCGCTTCGGTAATAACAGCGATAACAAGGCATTGTTGCTGGATGCCGGGATGCTGGTCAATAACGAGCAGGGCAGCACTTACGATCGTTTCCGTAATCGGGTCATGTTCCCTATTCGGGACAAACGCGGCAGGGTGATTGGTTTTGGCGGTCGAGTACTGGGGAACGACACGCCGAAATACCTTAACTCTCCGGAAACGGACATTTTCCATAAAGGCCGCCAGCTATATGGTCTTTATGAGGCTCAGCAATATAGTGCTGAACCGCAACGCTTGCTTGTGGTCGAAGGTTATATGGATGTCGTCGCACTAGCGCAATACGACATTAACTATGCGGTCGCTTCGCTGGGTACCTCAACCACGGCAGACCATATGCATATGTTATTCCGGGCGACGAACAACGTAATTTGCTGTTACGACGGCGACCGGGCTGGCCGTGATGCCGCCTGGAGAGCGCTGGAAACAGCAATGCCTTATATGACCGACGGTCGGCAGGTACGCTTTATGTTTTTACCTGACGGCGAAGACCCGGATACGCTGGTGCGTAAAGAAGGCAAGGCGGCTTTTGAAGCGCGGATGGAGCAGGCGCAGCCGCTCTCTACGTTTCTGTTTAATAGCCTCCTGCCGCAGGTGGATTTAAGCTCGCCGGATGGCAGCACGCAGTTAGCCGCACTGGCGCTGCCGCTCATTAATCAGGTGCCTGGCGACGCACACCGTATTCAGTTGCGCCAGACGTTGGGGCTGAAGTTAGGCATTTTCGATGATAGTCAGCTTGATCGTTTAGTGCCAAAACAGGCGGAAAGCGGCGTTTCCCGCCCGGCTCCGCAGCTAAAACGCACGACCATGCGTATACTGATAGGATTACTGGTGCAAAACCCGGATCTCGCGCCGTTAGTGCCGCCCTTAGACGCGCTGGATCAGAATAAGCTGCCTGGACTTGGCTTATTTAAAGAATTGGTCAAAACTTGTTTGGCTCAGCCAGGTCTTACTACCGGACAACTTCTGGAACTCTACCGTGGCACAAATGATGCTGCGACCCTTGAAAAATTATCGATGTGGGACGATATAGCAGATAAGGCGATTGCCGAAAAGACCTTTACCGACTCACTCAACCATATGTTTGATTCGCTGCTGCAACTGCGACAAGAAGAGCTGATCGCTCGCGATCGCACTCACGGTTTAAGCAGCGAAGAACGCCGAGAGCTCTGGACGTTAAACCAGGAGCTGGCCAGAAAATGA
- the ygiF gene encoding putative cytoplasmic protein (similar to E. coli orf, hypothetical protein (AAC76090.1); Blastp hit to AAC76090.1 (433 aa), 85% identity in aa 1 - 433), translated as MAQEIELKFIVNHDAVDALRNHLHTLGGEHHAPSQLLNIYFETPDNWLRRHDMGLRIRGENGRYEMTMKIAGRVTGGLHQRPEYNVALSEPVLDLTQLPAEVWPDGNLPAGLASSVQPLFSTDFYREKWCLDVDGSRIEIALDLGDVKAGEFAEPICELELELLRGDTRAVLKLAKQLLSQTGLRQGSLSKAARGYHLAQGNAPRENTPTTILRTAAKATVEQGLEASLDLALSQWQYHEELWLRGDKSAKEHVLDAMGLVRHALMLFGGIVPRKASAHLRDLLTQAEATMTSAVSAVTAVYSTQTAMAKLALTEWLVTKAWQPFLDAKAQAKMADSFKRFADIHLSRHAAELKKVFGQPLGDKYRDQLPRLTRDIDSVLLLAGYYDAMVAQAWLENWQGLRHAIITGQRIEIEHFRNEAINQQPFWLHSGKR; from the coding sequence ATGGCTCAGGAAATCGAATTAAAGTTTATCGTCAATCACGACGCCGTAGATGCGCTGCGAAATCATCTTCATACGCTCGGCGGCGAGCATCATGCGCCCAGCCAGTTGCTGAATATCTACTTCGAAACGCCTGATAACTGGCTACGCCGCCATGATATGGGGCTGCGTATTCGTGGTGAAAATGGGCGCTATGAAATGACCATGAAAATTGCCGGCCGGGTAACGGGGGGGCTGCACCAGCGACCCGAATACAATGTCGCGCTAAGCGAACCCGTGCTGGATCTGACGCAACTTCCGGCGGAGGTCTGGCCGGATGGCAACCTGCCCGCCGGCCTGGCATCAAGCGTACAGCCGCTGTTCAGTACCGATTTTTACCGGGAAAAATGGTGTCTGGACGTTGACGGCAGCAGGATTGAAATTGCGCTCGATCTCGGCGACGTAAAAGCGGGCGAGTTTGCCGAACCGATTTGTGAGCTGGAGCTTGAGTTGCTTCGCGGCGATACGCGCGCCGTGTTAAAACTGGCGAAGCAACTGCTGTCGCAAACCGGTTTGCGTCAGGGCAGTCTGAGTAAGGCGGCGCGAGGTTATCACCTGGCGCAGGGGAATGCGCCGCGAGAGAATACACCAACGACAATTCTGCGGACCGCCGCGAAAGCCACGGTAGAGCAAGGGCTGGAGGCCTCGCTGGATCTGGCGTTGTCACAGTGGCAGTACCATGAAGAGCTCTGGCTGCGCGGCGACAAGTCGGCGAAAGAACACGTGCTGGATGCTATGGGGTTGGTGCGCCATGCCTTAATGCTCTTTGGTGGCATTGTTCCGCGTAAAGCGAGCGCTCACTTACGTGATCTACTTACCCAGGCGGAAGCGACGATGACATCCGCGGTGTCCGCCGTCACAGCCGTTTATAGTACGCAAACGGCGATGGCGAAACTGGCATTGACGGAATGGCTGGTGACGAAAGCCTGGCAGCCATTTCTGGACGCGAAGGCGCAGGCCAAAATGGCCGATTCTTTTAAGCGTTTCGCCGACATTCATCTTTCTCGTCATGCTGCTGAATTAAAAAAAGTTTTTGGACAACCGCTGGGTGATAAATATCGCGACCAGTTGCCGCGTTTGACTCGCGATATTGACAGCGTTTTACTGCTGGCCGGGTATTATGATGCGATGGTCGCGCAGGCATGGCTGGAGAACTGGCAGGGATTGCGTCACGCCATTATTACCGGGCAACGTATTGAAATTGAACATTTCCGTAATGAGGCCATCAACCAGCAGCCGTTCTGGTTGCACAGCGGAAAACGATAA
- the gcp gene encoding putative O-sialoglycoprotein endopeptidase (probable O-sialoglycoprotein endopeptidase. (SW:GCP_SALTY)), whose amino-acid sequence MRVLGIETSCDETGIAIYDDKKGLLANQLYSQVKLHADYGGVVPELASRDHVRKTVPLIQAALKEAGLTASDIDAVAYTAGPGLVGALLVGATVGRSLAFAWNVPAIPVHHMEGHLLAPMLEDNPPEFPFVALLVSGGHTQLISVTGIGQYELLGESIDDAAGEAFDKTAKLLGLDYPGGPMLSKMASQGTAGRFVFPRPMTDRPGLDFSFSGLKTFAANTIRSNGGDEQTRADIARAFEDAVVDTLMIKCKRALESTGFKRLVMAGGVSANRTLRAKLAEMMQKRRGEVFYARPEFCTDNGAMIAYAGMVRFKAGVTADLGVTVRPRWPLAELPAA is encoded by the coding sequence ATGCGTGTACTGGGTATTGAAACATCCTGCGATGAAACCGGCATCGCTATTTACGACGACAAAAAGGGTCTGTTAGCCAACCAATTGTATAGTCAGGTGAAATTACATGCTGACTACGGCGGCGTAGTGCCTGAACTGGCTTCCCGCGATCATGTGCGTAAAACCGTGCCGCTGATTCAGGCGGCATTAAAAGAAGCCGGTCTGACGGCGAGCGATATCGACGCGGTGGCCTATACCGCAGGCCCGGGCCTGGTCGGCGCGCTGCTGGTCGGCGCAACCGTCGGGCGTTCACTGGCATTTGCCTGGAATGTGCCGGCCATTCCTGTACACCATATGGAAGGTCATCTGCTGGCGCCAATGCTGGAAGATAATCCCCCGGAATTCCCGTTTGTGGCGCTACTGGTCTCCGGCGGACATACGCAGCTCATTAGCGTGACCGGAATCGGTCAGTACGAACTGCTGGGAGAGTCGATTGACGATGCCGCCGGTGAAGCGTTTGATAAAACCGCCAAATTGTTGGGGCTGGATTATCCTGGCGGCCCGATGCTGTCGAAAATGGCGTCGCAGGGGACGGCGGGGCGTTTTGTCTTTCCGCGCCCGATGACCGATCGTCCGGGGCTGGATTTTAGTTTTTCCGGTCTGAAAACCTTTGCCGCTAACACCATTCGTAGTAATGGCGGCGACGAACAAACTCGCGCTGATATCGCGCGCGCTTTTGAAGATGCGGTCGTGGATACGCTGATGATCAAGTGCAAGCGCGCGCTGGAAAGCACCGGTTTTAAGCGTCTGGTCATGGCGGGCGGCGTCAGCGCTAACCGCACGCTGCGCGCGAAGCTTGCCGAAATGATGCAAAAACGCCGCGGCGAAGTGTTCTATGCGCGTCCGGAGTTTTGTACCGACAACGGGGCGATGATCGCCTATGCCGGAATGGTGCGGTTTAAGGCGGGCGTTACGGCGGATCTTGGCGTAACGGTACGTCCGCGCTGGCCGCTGGCCGAGCTGCCGGCGGCGTAA
- the ygiH gene encoding putative inner membrane protein (similar to E. coli orf, hypothetical protein (AAC76095.1); Blastp hit to AAC76095.1 (205 aa), 95% identity in aa 1 - 203): MSAIAPGMILFAYLCGSISSAILVCRIAGLPDPRESGSGNPGATNVLRIGGKGAAVAVLIFDILKGMLPVWGAYALGVTPFWLGLIAIAACLGHIWPVFFGFKGGKGVATAFGAIAPIGWDLTGVMAGTWLLTVLLSGYSSLGAIVSALIAPFYVWWFKPQFTFPVSMLSCLILLRHHDNIQRLWRRQETKIWTKLKKKRQKD, encoded by the coding sequence ATGAGTGCAATCGCGCCTGGAATGATCCTCTTCGCGTACCTCTGCGGCTCAATTTCCAGTGCCATTCTGGTTTGCCGCATCGCCGGGCTGCCCGATCCGCGAGAAAGCGGCTCCGGCAACCCGGGCGCGACGAACGTATTACGAATCGGTGGCAAGGGAGCGGCTGTCGCGGTACTTATTTTTGACATCCTTAAAGGTATGTTGCCCGTCTGGGGCGCGTATGCGTTAGGCGTTACCCCTTTCTGGCTGGGGCTTATCGCTATCGCCGCCTGTCTGGGGCATATCTGGCCGGTCTTTTTTGGCTTTAAAGGTGGGAAAGGCGTAGCAACCGCGTTTGGCGCCATCGCGCCCATCGGCTGGGATTTAACCGGCGTCATGGCAGGCACCTGGCTGCTGACGGTCCTGTTAAGCGGTTATTCATCGTTAGGGGCGATTGTCAGCGCCTTGATTGCGCCGTTTTACGTCTGGTGGTTTAAACCGCAGTTCACCTTCCCGGTATCGATGCTGTCATGTCTCATTTTGCTGCGCCATCATGACAACATCCAGCGTCTGTGGCGTCGCCAGGAGACGAAAATCTGGACGAAGCTGAAAAAGAAACGCCAGAAAGATTGA
- the rpsU gene encoding 30S ribosomal subunit protein S21 (30S ribosomal protein S21. (SW:RS21_ECOLI)): MPVIKVRENEPFDVALRRFKRSCEKAGVLAEVRRREFYEKPTTERKRAKASAVKRHAKKLARENARRTRLY, translated from the coding sequence ATGCCGGTAATTAAAGTACGTGAAAACGAGCCGTTCGACGTAGCTCTGCGTCGCTTCAAGCGTTCCTGCGAAAAAGCAGGTGTTCTGGCGGAAGTTCGTCGTCGTGAGTTCTATGAAAAACCGACGACCGAACGTAAGCGCGCTAAAGCTTCTGCAGTGAAACGTCACGCGAAGAAACTGGCTCGCGAAAACGCACGCCGTACTCGTCTGTACTAA
- the bacA gene encoding bacitracin resistance (possibly phosphorylates undecaprenol; similar to E. coli bacitracin resistance; possibly phosphorylates undecaprenol (AAC76093.1); Blastp hit to AAC76093.1 (273 aa), 97% identity in aa 1 - 273), protein MMSDMHSLLIAAILGVVEGLTEFLPVSSTGHMIIVGHLLGFEGDTAKTFEVVIQLGSILAVVVMFWRRLFGLIGIHFGRPLQREGESKGRLTLIHILLGMIPAVVLGLVFHDTIKSLFNPINVMYALVVGGLLLIAAECLKPKEPRAPGLDDMTYRQAFMIGCFQCLALWPGFSRSGATISGGMLMGVSRYAASEFSFLLAVPMMMGATVLDLYKSWSFLTAADIPMFAVGFVTAFVVALIAIKTFLQLIKRISFIPFAIYRFVVAAAVYVVFF, encoded by the coding sequence TTGATGAGCGATATGCACTCGCTGCTGATAGCGGCAATTTTGGGTGTGGTCGAAGGATTGACGGAGTTTTTGCCGGTATCCAGCACGGGCCATATGATTATTGTGGGTCATCTGCTGGGGTTTGAAGGCGATACGGCCAAGACATTCGAAGTGGTGATTCAACTTGGATCTATTCTGGCGGTCGTGGTGATGTTCTGGCGGCGGTTGTTTGGTCTCATCGGTATTCACTTTGGCCGCCCGCTACAGCGTGAAGGTGAAAGTAAAGGTCGATTAACGTTGATTCACATCCTGCTGGGCATGATTCCGGCGGTGGTGCTGGGGTTAGTCTTTCATGACACGATCAAGTCGCTATTTAACCCAATTAACGTGATGTACGCGCTGGTGGTAGGCGGTCTGTTGCTGATTGCCGCCGAGTGCCTGAAGCCGAAAGAACCGCGCGCGCCGGGGCTGGATGATATGACGTATCGTCAGGCGTTTATGATTGGCTGTTTCCAGTGTCTGGCGCTGTGGCCGGGCTTCTCGCGTTCCGGAGCGACCATTTCCGGTGGGATGCTGATGGGCGTCAGCCGTTACGCCGCCTCTGAGTTCTCGTTCTTACTGGCTGTGCCGATGATGATGGGCGCAACGGTTCTGGATCTCTACAAAAGTTGGTCATTCCTGACCGCAGCGGATATTCCAATGTTCGCGGTGGGCTTTGTGACGGCGTTTGTGGTGGCGCTGATCGCTATCAAGACCTTCCTGCAACTGATTAAGCGTATCTCGTTTATTCCGTTTGCGATTTACCGCTTTGTGGTGGCGGCTGCCGTTTACGTTGTCTTCTTCTGA
- the ygiM gene encoding putative SH3 domain protein (similar to E. coli orf, hypothetical protein (AAC76091.1); Blastp hit to AAC76091.1 (206 aa), 91% identity in aa 1 - 206), which yields MPKLRLIGLTLLALSATAVSHAEETRYVSDELNTWVRSGPGDNYRLVGTVNAGEEVTLLQSDANYGQIKDSSGRTAWIPLKELNTTPSLRTRVPDLENQVKTLTDKLNNIDTTWNQRTADMQQKVAQSDSVINGLKEENQKLKNELIVAQKKVSAANLQLDDKQRTIIMQWFMYGGGVLGIGLLLGLVLPHMIPSRKRKDRWMN from the coding sequence ATGCCAAAATTACGCCTGATTGGACTAACTTTACTTGCGCTTAGCGCCACCGCCGTCTCTCATGCTGAAGAGACGCGTTACGTTTCTGATGAACTGAATACCTGGGTCCGCAGCGGTCCGGGAGATAATTATCGCCTTGTGGGTACCGTCAACGCCGGCGAGGAAGTCACGCTCTTACAGAGCGATGCCAACTATGGTCAAATCAAAGACAGTTCTGGTCGTACTGCCTGGATACCGTTAAAAGAACTGAATACCACGCCAAGCCTGCGTACCCGCGTGCCGGATCTGGAAAATCAGGTCAAAACGTTGACTGATAAACTCAACAATATTGATACCACGTGGAATCAGCGCACCGCCGATATGCAGCAGAAAGTGGCGCAAAGCGACAGCGTCATCAACGGGCTAAAAGAAGAGAACCAGAAGCTGAAAAACGAGCTGATTGTCGCGCAGAAAAAAGTTAGCGCCGCGAATCTGCAACTGGATGACAAACAGCGCACCATTATTATGCAGTGGTTTATGTATGGCGGCGGCGTATTGGGTATTGGCTTGCTGTTAGGGCTGGTGCTGCCGCATATGATCCCAAGCCGTAAACGCAAAGACCGCTGGATGAACTAA
- the folB gene encoding dihydroneopterin aldolase (contains dihydroneopterin triphosphate 2'-epimerase activity; similar to E. coli putative kinase (AAC76094.1); Blastp hit to AAC76094.1 (123 aa), 93% identity in aa 1 - 120): MMDIVFIEQLSVITTIGVYDWEQTIEQKLVFDIEMAWDNRKSAKSDDVADCLSYADIADTVINHVEGGRFALVERVAEEVADLLLSRFNSPWVRIKLSKPGAVARAANVGVIIERGNNLK; the protein is encoded by the coding sequence GTGATGGATATTGTATTTATAGAGCAACTTTCGGTAATCACCACTATCGGTGTTTACGACTGGGAACAGACTATCGAGCAAAAACTGGTGTTCGATATCGAAATGGCATGGGATAACCGCAAGTCGGCGAAAAGCGATGATGTCGCAGATTGTCTAAGTTACGCGGATATCGCCGACACGGTGATAAATCATGTTGAAGGCGGGCGTTTTGCTCTGGTCGAGCGTGTGGCGGAAGAGGTGGCGGATCTGCTGCTTAGCCGATTCAATTCTCCGTGGGTTCGCATCAAACTGAGTAAGCCTGGCGCCGTCGCGCGCGCGGCGAACGTAGGGGTAATTATTGAGCGTGGCAATAATCTGAAATAA